The Lates calcarifer isolate ASB-BC8 linkage group LG19, TLL_Latcal_v3, whole genome shotgun sequence genomic interval CAGATCTCACAAGGACGTTTCCTGAGAAACATAGTTTTCTGTCTGCTTTGAGAATCAGTTGCACATGAGAAGTAATCAGTTACATATGTAAAGACTTTGTACATGTTTTCCAGGCTGGGCGATGCAGGTGGCCTGCTTCGTTTTTATTCAGCGTCGTTGGGAGGAGGACAAGAAGCACTTGGAGAACATGCTGGACTACTTCTGTGACATCAGAGagcctctgcagctgctgctgttcccaGAGGGCACAGACCTCACTGGTGAGAAATACAGAATGCATTACTCCCTCCATTCATGCGACAGTTTGCCCACATTTCGGTTGTTATTCTCAGTATGTATTTGCCCACCAACCAGTTTCCAGAGTTCGCTGCGGCCCTACACCTGTCTTACGCCTTTGCACTGACATTGTTATGCAAACACAATTTCAGAGTGATAAGGCATAGCCAAATCCCTTGacgcacacaccacacagtcATTTCTGCAAGAATGCTCTGATCTTTCAATCCATGCAACAGTGACACCAGTGTCTAAAGCCCTTTCGGATCACAATTAAGCCAGTCAAAGTCCCGAGTAGCTTTACTAGGGGAAGCTTAACTTCTCTTTACATATCATGATGTCATGAGGGGTCCAGTGTAGTTACATCATAATTGGCCAGAAGCTTTTCAGGCTTTAAAGATTGTTTCACTTTTGATGTTGTGTTGGCACCTGTGTACCCGTCTGCGTTTAATCCTCTTAAACCTCAAAGCTTAATTTGACGCAAGAAACAAGAGgatgtatacagtatgttcctGACGTCTTATGCAGACGTTGTCCTGTTCTTTACATAGTCTAGAGACACACATTCAGACCTCCATCTACAGCATTGTGTTTCGGATGCTGTTAAGACCTTCGACAAATTAACCCTTTATGAAGCTTGTGGAGCTAGTGTGAACTAACTGAAAGGTTgtataaaaatgacaagttaGATAGTTGTTAGAGCAGAGACCTGATCAGCACAGGTCTGTCCATAGTTCTTTTGTACTACAAGTCTGTCCAAAGGAGCCACTTGTTACATAATATGACTAATGAGTCATGCTATAGTTTACATGTTCCTGTAACAAGTTCCTGAAGAATGTTTGGTTAATAAACACTCATCTTTCCTGTGTTTATGTACCCCTCTGGTTTTTGCAAATGTGTTAGCATTTGTCACTGGAGGATGTACTTCATAAATGTAGTCATATCCTGTAACCAgcatcattgttattattattgctgctATTTTTATAAGGATATACTGTTATTTTTGCTATTTATTACTCTGTGTCTCATGCAGAAAATACAAGAGCAAAGAGTGATGCGTTTGCTGCCCAGAACAACTTGCCAAAATTTGACTACGTGCTGCATCCCCGAACCACTGGATTCACCTTTATCGTGGACAGACTACGAAAAGGTTAGCTGTGATCCACATCAACAGTTTCTGAAATTGtgttatgtttacattaaacATGGCAGTGGTCTACTTATAAATCTGCCAAAAATATTGTGGATGGTTGGCAGTCAAACAGCAAACATGTACAATGTGTTAACTCATTTACAGAATTAGCATTATTTGGCTGCAAGGAAAGTAAGTAGGACACAAAGCCTGCCATTATTATGGAAATATTTTATCAACAGTGGAAAATGACGTGACGCCATGATGACTGAAGTTATTCCACTGAGACTGTTTGTAAAAGAGAGATCATACCTGTTATTCGTCAGAGTTTTAGACCTATGTTTCATCCTGCTGCCAGCCATTACAACACCCCTGAGATTCTCATGTTTCCCTATGAGCTAATTCTGGCAGGTCTCCAGAGTTCTTAAATACCACCTCTGGCCCTGCCGTCTCACCCACACCCACCCTGGATGCTGAGCTTGGCACTAACTCTCCAAGCAGGTGTTGTGAATCAGTGTGATGTCATCAGACTTAGCTAATTCTCCTCACCCTCTCCATGCACCACTGACAGACATGCTGTGCATGTTGTCTTTGTCCAAGTCCGCTGTGCCCCTCTGAGCTCTATTTTTACTGTGGTAGAGCTGAGCTGTACAGAAGCAGGCGCTGGCAGGTGTCATCCTGTCCACTTGATATTTCATTCAACTCTCCCTGTGTGTCGTAAGGGCACTGTAGTTCACTGATGATGGTATAGAGCTCATGGTGGTTTTtgaaggcagagagaggctCTAAAGCTCTAAGCCCCCTGGATAATTACAGGTACATATGTACTTGAGTTAAGAGCTGGGATTTGGAAGGGTGCGTAACACGGTTTGAATAACCAGTGTGGATGTGGAAAAGGGATAATATTAAGTCTTCCTGTAGTGTCATGTCTGGAATTTCAGTTTACATTAAGTTAGAACTGTTAAGTAGTTTTGACTATTGAAAGTGaagttttttaaatattgtttaaagTTGATATTTTTGGAGTCTAAATCATGTCTTGCTTTTCTCTCATCAAACAATTATGTTATTTACAATTGACCATTTAAAAATCATGTCCTAGGAGACAACCTGGATGCCGTCCATGACATTACAGTGGCCTACCCCAAGAACATCCCTCAAACAGAACGCCACCTCATCCTGGGGCTTTTCCCGCGTGAGATCCACTTCCACGTCCGCCGCTACCCAGTGGCctccctgccctcctcctcctcagacctAGAGTCCTGGTGTCGAGATCGCTGGGCCGAGAAGGAGGTCCGTCTCCGTGACTTCTACTCAGGCCAGCCCCGGGGCTTCGACAGGGACGGTGTTGCACGTGTGCCACCTTGTAAGTCAGAGCTGCGAGTGGCTCTGATCAAAGCTGCCTCACTGCTGTATTGGAGCAGCTTCATTGCTCTGTGCTTCACTGGCCTGTGGCTGTGGGCCCCGTTCAGGCTCTATTTCCTGGTCATGGTTGGAGTGTATATGGCTCAGCAGAAGCTGGTTGGGgggctggagctgctggagttgGCCTGCCATCGATACTGGAAGTCGATGGCTGCTGACGTGGGTGACAAGAATAAGGTGCTGGATGGGAAGATGCAGTGAGGATGGAAGACAGGGTTGACTGGACAATGACATGTTATCACCCATGCTCAGCAAGGACACTGAGGACTTGTCTTGGCCTGTTCAGTCCAGAGGGCTAGTGGGTCCCTCCAAGGGATCCAGTCCAGAGCTCCATGCCTTAGAAAGGGAGTAGTAATGAGTGTACCTCCTGATGATATGCATGGCTTCAGTGGAGAGGGCTTAccttttgggggaaaaaaaaaaataagaggaatgttttgttgtcttttggGTTCAAGGAATTCATCATACATGATGTGTCACCCGCCCTGTATTTCTCTCCTTGTATAATTACGGTTTATTAGCTTGCTGTCAGTGCATTTTATTcgttttatgttgtttgttatgGTTGTTTGCAACCTCAGTGTGTCATGAAACAATGCTGTTAGTATTTTTTATACTGTTGCCATCCTTGAAACTGGTTTTATTGTATGCTATGTTGCCATTGGTTTTATATCAGTGTCATAAATTATGGAGCAGAGCCATAGTACAGACCACCTGTACATATGATGACTTGACTCTAACCGATATTCAAAGCAGCACTGTAGTTAGCTGGATTAGACTGATGGGACTAGTTAAATGAATGAGTTCCCAATAACAGTCTCATGCaaggaaacaaaagaacagGTGTAGTTCCCAGAGAATTATTAAGGAGTATGCAGGTATATATGTATCATTGTTTACCTTTATTGGGTATGATTACCCTTTTATACAGACTGGGGAATTAACTTTTCCCAGTTAGTCCTTAGACAAAACTTGTGTGATGTTTATTACCGTATAGGTCttgaaacataaaatatgttattCTGCTTGTTTGCTCAAGTAGCTTTTGCACATAAAAGCCAAAGGTGAGAAGAGCAGACGTGACATAAAAAAGTAACCAAACAGAATGTAGTCTGTCTTGTCAGGAAAGAGTAGCTTCACCCACAGCTGGCATGGCTGTCCGCGGTCATGCTGAGACAACGCTTGTAATCATCAACTCATTAAGATCAAAGATCTGACTGAGATCTTATGTCTGGATAACTATGGAAGCAGATGAGCTTTGTGCCCTTTCTGGGAATGAAGGGATGCCTTGTAGAGGCAGGATGTGGGTGGTGCTGGGGTGGAAGAATGTCCTGTTGGGACAACATTACCCCTTGATGTGCAGGGTGGCACAGAGGACCAGACTTGGAGTGGAAAACTGGCCCTGAACTCAGCCTAATCCAAAAAAGCCCTGTAATGCCCACCTCTGCCTGTGTCACTCTCTAGAGGACTGGCATTGATGCGCCTGCTAATCTCAATTAGCAAGTGACAGCTGAGAAAGCTACTCCAATTGTGCCAAAAAAGGACAGAAATTGAAACAAGATTGGAGTTGCGCTTGAACCAGACTCTTAGCCACTGACTCTCACTGAGCTCAATGTCCATTTCAAATCATGTTAATTCTGGGAGTTGGGAAACATTTGTGTCTTGGACAATCTCTAGCAGTTTCCAGTAacactgtgcagtgtgtgatCTAGCTGACCACTTCAACCCTGTTTTGTGAGATAAATGTCTTTCATCGTTGACCGCACAGTAGAAAGTTGACTGTTTATATAAATCTGAAGCTCCTGTAGTTCCAGTGTAAAGGGGCTGTTTCTAGTCACTGTGATCAGCTGTGTTGACAATTTTTTATCATCAGCATGTTGTAGTTTACCAAACATGGTACTATATCCATTTCCTCCACTCCATTTAAAACTCCCGAACCAGCTAGAATCTTACATGTATTACTCGTTCActtgtgctgttttgtgttgctCATTTTACAATCACTCGCTGATGCTGGACCTCTTTAAAGTCACTGTCCTCAGGTAAACACAGTGGACACTGTTACAAGTCAGTCtcttaaaggaaaaaatatatatctgaaTAAATATACTATATCAACTCATTCACGTTTCCATACATTCTTCTTTCAAGTTTTATGGTCAACTTAGaacatgttttttctgctgcaccCTGTCAACTCACTTGATCTTTGGGTGAAGTAATAGCTCCTGTCATGAGATTGACAGTATCATCAGTTGACAACTGTATAGCGTGATGATACTGCATTGCGTAGGAATTGTGACAGtaggttttcctgttttcacacTGCCTGTTTAAATTGCTGCAGGGCATCTTGTACATTGTCTCGGCGGCGCTTTAATATAGACTGCACTGTAACAATCACTACACCGCAGCGAATGAGTCAACAAGACCTTGAACGCTCGTGTTACACAACACCAGGGCCGTAGTTTGCCTTGCGTGTtttgtacacacatacattctaGTCCACCATAGACAACCAAAAAGGTCAGGAGCTTTGAAGGTGAAGTGCAGTCACCATAGTAACTAATGTTGACTCCCCTGTCTCCTAGCAACGGGATGTGGAGTGATGTCAATGGAAAGCATGCTATTTTCTCCTGCTGACAGAATGATGTCACTCCTTTGTGTGCGTGAAGAGAGAGTGGTGGAAAGTGAGAAGTTTATTTCTATATTCTATATCGCCCCACTCTCCTGAGGGGATAGAGGGAGTGGGTGTGATGCTGACATCCCGTGGAatcaaagaaagacaaaagggGCGAGGATAAACTAAAATAGCTGTCTGGGGATGATGATTCACGGGCCAATTAAGGGTGCAATTATGCTCCGGGTTCTTTTTTTGGTCCCTTCTTAGCCCCATCAAATCAACCTCTGCATCAGAATATAACTTCAGATTCACTCTGATGGGTTTGACAGTGGGTGGAAGGAAGACGGATGATACACACAGGCTCCATCATTCTGCATGAGACACATGAGAGCATCACTTCAGTAGTGTGTCTTTTTTCCTATTATTAGATTTGTTCCTACTGACTCTTAGTAATAGAATAGTCCGATGACTGTAGAGGAGCCTGAGGTTAAAGCTTTGAGGGAATCTCAGTGTCTCTAAGTCCTGCCCAAGAGCACTGTAGAAGTCTCTGGGGGGCAGTGGAAAAACAGCtctctctgtgaacacacacacacacacgcacataaagACTATGTCACATCTAGATTTGTGCCATGTCTTTCCAATTGCATGCAGACTAATAGGATCAACAAGGCAGTGTAATTATCCTTATCTGGCCAGATGGCTTTTTCAATAAAGATGGCAGACAATCCTGAGGTTACACAGGGACAAAGTCAAAGACTCCTATGAATTATAAAGCAGGACAGTCAGTTCTCTGGAGATGGAGCCTCCCTTTTTGCCTCAAGTCATGTCCGGCATTTAAATGGCACTAGATATGGTCATAAAACCATCAGTCTTCTCAATCCATTAATGCTTTGGATCTctcaagaaaagaaaacaagcaacTGCAGTGGATACAAAAATAGACCAGAACAGTTTGTTGTGTTCAACAACCTTAATTAATATTTGTGTGAGCTAAGTTTGGTGCTGCGTGCTCGGTGCGGGGGCGCCTCCAGGAGTGACCGCAGAGAAGCAGACCTGTTGTTGATCCCACCGCTGTGACACAGACcccctcacacagacacaccaacaAAGAAACCTTCCAACAGGATCAGAGCTATAAATAACTCTACGGCAGCACCGCAATATTAGTGGGTGGATTAGGGCTGAATCGTCACCGCCTATTTATAAACCCGAAATGCAGTCAAACCTCTGCATTGTGGGTGATTCACAGTGAGTACTGAATAGGTGGGATTAAGCAGGATTTATAGTCTTGGTGTGGTATGTTTTTGGTAGCAAATCgttgcttttctctttcacctTTTCTCCTATTGACTCACTCTGTTATTTGCCTTTTTTGGGCACATATATAACCTTAAATAATTCAGTAgcatttcattctttttctctgttccaGGGAGTAACATCACTAACATGTATTTCTAGCCTGCATTGAAGCTCTACAGACCGCACCAAGCAGGCTAACGTCAGAGGCAGGCAAGGGACTCAGCATCATGCTTCCAAGGGAAAAACATCTTCAGACATCATCCTGTTACTCAGTATTCTGCTGCCACCTGCAGGTCCAAAGCTTTGGTTATCCTCCCCTCAACAAGATCCCTTTATGGAAGTGAACAtggacacaaaaacatgcactgaGCTATGAAACAAGCGCAGACACGACAGGATAATTCAACCCAGCAAGACTATATCTTTATTTAGAAATCACATCAGAGAAAATCTTGCTATTGCCATacaagaaaactttttttttcaaacctccaatcaggaaaaaaatacagtaagatAAATGCATCagtcaataaaataataacaataataataataatatagagtaaagcaaataaaaacagttgGCCTATcaataaaatgctaaaattgaACAATAAATGATAACTATATTGTCTTGGCCATTGACTGTACACTGCACTGACTTGGGGATAAAGATGGTCTCAGTTTCctgaatatatttaatttaacttttttttttttttgtagaactTGCTCTGTCTTTGCACGACCTTGTAAAGGCgagaaaaaacattaacagtgtCACTTGTGAAGGCTGGACCATTCTGGTAATGCCTGCAGGCATTCACCCCCTGAAATGGCACCATGTTGCACCAGGGCCATGATGCTATGCTGCAACCCAGTCCAAAAATAACctcaaatgtcataaaaatttagattttctttgAAACAATTTGACAATATAAAATAGAGGCTCTGGCCTAGTCAGAGACACAGGCTtgtatttaaagacaaattACTCCATTAAAGCTTGTCTGGCTTTGTGTTGGAAGGAACAAGTCATCTTAGGACCAAATGTGCCCTAAGCCCAGAAttataaaaagagaaagggTCACTATCTCAAGAGTAATTTGGCCCCAGTAGTTCAGCCTCAGCATTCaacattaatttaaatgaatacagtttAACACCGATCAAATATTTggtttgctgttttttccaacACTGTGCTGTGTTACAGAAAAAGGAGTCTGCTAAATCCAAACTGTGTTGTGGTTCAAGACGCTCCCTCAGAGGCTCTGTTAGCTCATCCCCTCCCCAACTGTCACCCATCTCATTCTGAACGCCTGTGTGACCCATCCTCCCATAATCCTGTCCTTAAGCCAGCAGGCAGCCAGAGAATGTCTCCATCGCCTCCTCCGTCATACTGAAAGACACATGGCTGGAAGGTATGTGCTCCTGACATATCGCCAGAATGACATGTTAGCTTTTCACACGGCACAGAATCCATGGTAACAGATGCTGATTGGTAGAACTGTGTAGGATTCATTCCAGGATTTTCTACTGTACAGGAGCTCACTTCCACACTATGAACTGCATGAATGGGGACAATTAAGCCACTTTGTGTACAattccaaaaaatgtcatgtcaatcAAAACAACTGCACAGCATGTGAGCCAAATCTAAATAAAACTgctattatcatcatcatcaaacacaacaatgaatACTTAAATATGACATCAATCTGTGCGGTCCTTACGGATTCATTTGGATGAGAACAGAGATTTGAAACACTGCTACATTCATTACACTACCAGCTAATAAAAGGTAAATGATATTGAAATTACAACTACCATTGTCTGAATTTGTGCTCAGGGCCACACaatacacagagacaaagtTCACAACACAGAAGCACAACCCCACAAAAGTAATATGTAGAGTGACACCTGCACTGGTTAACACTGCTGTGTAGACTGGGCTGGTTGTTTTGCCCATGTCTGGGTGGTGAACACACTCTACTGACTAAATAAACAGAACAACCAggtgatgtttcttttttttaatgtggctgACTGTGTCTATTATTATCATGCATGTGTTTTAACTACCATACAAAAAAGTGTGGAGCATGCCTTGTGCGGAGATGATGAAAATTCTGTGTATGAACACTTAAACAAGTGAGGTTACAACTCCTAACAGTGTCCCCAGTTGTTATGGGGAAGGGGGTGGTGAGTGGTGGGTGGGGTACCCTGTGACACATAAATCAGGGAATATTTTGGGGAAGCCTATTCAGCAAGAACAGATCCAGCAAACCAATCTTCTAAtcagcagaggtcaaaggtcacaggcCAGAGACAGGGATAAGGTGAGggtgagagtgagggagggcGGTGTCAGCCAGAACTTCACTGACCACTAAGTCTGCAGGTGGTGATACGCAGCACAGAGGCGAGAGGAtaaaggaggagggaaaggaggacaCAGGAGTGAGCCTTCCCACATAAAGTTAATCCAACTTTGGGGGGGTGTGGGGCTCACGAGTTGTCTGAGGGGACGTGCTCTTCGAAGCCCTCGCTCTCCCTAACCAGCGCCCTCTCCAGGATGACACGTCCCTCCTTGTACCGCTGACTGTCCTCGGTGGCAAACTCATAGATCCAGCCCAGCTTGCTGTTGCAGTTCTTGCAGCTCACGTCTCTCACCATGTGCCTCCCGGTGAGCATCACTCTGTCCTGTACCTCGCTGTACTGCAGGTTCACCACCTACGGGGTTGAGACACAAGCGTGCACACAATTGTTTCAAGCAAGGATTTAGATGCTGAATTTGCGTATCCTGCCTGATTCAGGAGATCATGATCCTTCTTTGCTTCATGGCTTTCACCATACCTTATTGAAGAGGAAAGCTCTGCCCGTGGCTCCCGTGAAACGTG includes:
- the lclat1 gene encoding lysocardiolipin acyltransferase 1, which gives rise to MAVSVRGLYFVVTLFLGSFFGSVFMLGPVLPLMLLSPAWYRWITDRVVATWLTLPVSLLELVFGVKVVITGDGFVPGERSVIIMNHRTRLDWMFLWCCLLRYSYLRLEKICLKAALKAVPGFGWAMQVACFVFIQRRWEEDKKHLENMLDYFCDIREPLQLLLFPEGTDLTENTRAKSDAFAAQNNLPKFDYVLHPRTTGFTFIVDRLRKGDNLDAVHDITVAYPKNIPQTERHLILGLFPREIHFHVRRYPVASLPSSSSDLESWCRDRWAEKEVRLRDFYSGQPRGFDRDGVARVPPCKSELRVALIKAASLLYWSSFIALCFTGLWLWAPFRLYFLVMVGVYMAQQKLVGGLELLELACHRYWKSMAADVGDKNKVLDGKMQ
- the LOC108875057 gene encoding protein yippee-like 5, which produces MGRIFLDHIGGTRLFSCANCDTILTNRSELISTRFTGATGRAFLFNKVVNLQYSEVQDRVMLTGRHMVRDVSCKNCNSKLGWIYEFATEDSQRYKEGRVILERALVRESEGFEEHVPSDNS